A region of Candidatus Neomarinimicrobiota bacterium DNA encodes the following proteins:
- a CDS encoding oligosaccharide flippase family protein, with amino-acid sequence MTIRQPIKDLGKSTAVYGFGNILTKLASFLLIPIYTRYLELTEVGILALLEMFEALLISLVPAAINNALWRYLPEHGEEGRRKLVISVFVWATIGYAVLLIVLSLGRSVAITFLGLSPAESPIVMLVLLNIFLAFGSRFLLGLWQYDQKQVSFIVLSFIQFAGVLIVTLVLVVGQGMGLQGVVLAKTTVYVVTFFVSAVVILRQNFTWPSFRPFMRIVRFGAPLILVTLVAPVLTVSDRFFLKLFVSIDDIGIYSIGYRFGMIINMILIMPLQRGWRPMMYRLGIDEASHEYHRDILFYFAVLGSMIFLGISLFARDIIGVVATEAYLAGALIVPLVTLAYFANGFGHFFIAGAALTDKTAHLAPVSLIAILANLVLNFVLIGQFKIQGAAWATFLSYFLFSALILRSSQKSVKIQWDWGRLAKLILILFILYQGTLYLQAEIPEWRVALAFAALVIFPIALKITRTLGWRELNGFKLLARQLFSFLSSARKGD; translated from the coding sequence ATGACTATCCGGCAACCCATCAAAGATCTGGGGAAAAGTACAGCCGTCTACGGTTTCGGGAATATACTGACGAAACTGGCGTCATTCCTGCTCATCCCAATCTACACCCGCTATCTTGAGCTTACCGAAGTTGGTATTCTCGCATTGCTGGAAATGTTTGAGGCACTGCTAATCAGTCTTGTGCCTGCCGCTATTAACAATGCCTTGTGGCGCTATCTTCCTGAACATGGAGAAGAGGGCAGGAGAAAACTTGTCATCTCAGTTTTTGTGTGGGCAACTATCGGTTATGCCGTTTTACTGATCGTTCTGTCGCTCGGCCGTTCTGTGGCGATTACGTTTCTCGGTCTTTCTCCTGCGGAATCGCCAATCGTGATGCTGGTTCTGCTGAACATCTTTCTCGCCTTCGGCAGCCGCTTCCTTCTCGGTTTGTGGCAGTACGACCAGAAGCAGGTCTCTTTTATAGTACTCTCCTTCATTCAGTTTGCGGGAGTACTGATCGTCACGCTGGTGTTGGTTGTAGGCCAGGGGATGGGACTGCAAGGTGTTGTCCTTGCCAAGACTACGGTCTATGTTGTCACATTCTTTGTCAGCGCAGTTGTCATCTTGCGTCAGAATTTCACCTGGCCGTCTTTCAGGCCGTTCATGAGAATAGTACGATTTGGAGCACCCCTTATTCTGGTTACTCTGGTTGCACCGGTGCTAACAGTCTCTGATCGCTTCTTCCTCAAGCTGTTTGTCTCTATTGATGATATTGGTATCTACAGCATCGGTTACAGGTTCGGCATGATTATCAATATGATTCTCATCATGCCGCTGCAGCGGGGGTGGCGCCCTATGATGTATCGGTTAGGTATTGACGAAGCGTCACACGAGTATCACAGAGATATCCTGTTTTACTTCGCCGTACTTGGATCGATGATTTTTCTCGGCATCTCTCTCTTCGCGCGAGACATTATCGGCGTAGTGGCTACGGAAGCTTATCTCGCCGGTGCTCTGATTGTTCCTCTGGTGACGCTGGCCTACTTTGCCAATGGTTTTGGCCATTTTTTCATCGCCGGTGCCGCCCTTACGGATAAGACAGCACATCTCGCTCCCGTATCGCTGATTGCCATCCTCGCTAATCTTGTACTTAACTTTGTCCTGATCGGCCAGTTCAAGATTCAAGGTGCAGCGTGGGCGACGTTTCTTTCCTATTTCCTCTTCTCAGCTCTGATTCTGAGATCGTCACAAAAATCTGTTAAGATTCAATGGGATTGGGGCAGGCTGGCTAAACTTATACTAATCCTTTTCATACTGTACCAGGGGACGCTCTACCTCCAGGCTGAGATACCCGAATGGCGTGTTGCACTGGCGTTTGCCGCCCTGGTTATCTTCCCGATTGCCCTGAAAATAACAAGGACCCTTGGCTGGCGCGAACTGAACGGGTTCAAATTACTGGCGCGACAGCTGTTCTCTTTCTTGTCTTCGGCGAGAAAAGGTGACTAA
- a CDS encoding sulfotransferase encodes MNQDRHRKPILVVGVPRSGTTWVANTLAQAPGTALLHEPDNEKQNILALRWKRNYHRMPHIEPSAEESVYLSFWRQILYESYLPNRTVINKTGFILMGLTDKKLEQYVQQKCEKLTVNESDALPQLPSQFVTSFLSQSSFSYQKQRTKRRIVKSVHTGLTLPFISQHLSPEIVIVTRHPASVVSSCIQLHLSDADRKVFRQRNLMEAHLNPFTRKIEESKESVSAMALQTAIFYYVWEQESKNHPHWYFMSHEALCEDPIAQFRSLYEKLHLDWMPSVEQFLADHDQPGAGFQISRESSTLADKWKQTLTPEQIDQVKKGYQTLPVHLYDDF; translated from the coding sequence ATGAATCAAGACCGACACAGGAAACCAATTCTCGTTGTGGGTGTCCCACGATCCGGAACTACATGGGTAGCAAACACCCTGGCACAAGCTCCCGGTACGGCCTTGCTCCACGAGCCGGATAACGAGAAGCAGAATATCCTCGCACTTCGCTGGAAGCGTAATTATCATAGGATGCCTCATATTGAGCCTTCCGCGGAAGAGTCTGTCTATCTCTCTTTCTGGCGCCAGATTCTTTACGAATCCTATCTTCCGAACCGAACAGTGATCAACAAAACAGGATTCATCCTCATGGGACTCACTGACAAGAAACTGGAACAGTACGTCCAGCAAAAGTGCGAAAAGCTGACAGTCAATGAAAGCGATGCGCTACCGCAGTTGCCCTCGCAATTCGTCACTTCATTCCTTTCTCAATCGTCGTTCTCGTACCAGAAACAGCGAACGAAACGTCGAATCGTAAAGTCAGTCCATACAGGTCTGACACTCCCCTTTATTTCACAGCATCTCAGCCCTGAAATTGTTATCGTTACAAGACATCCGGCGAGTGTTGTCTCCAGTTGTATTCAGCTACATCTTTCTGATGCCGATCGAAAAGTTTTTCGACAGCGTAACCTCATGGAGGCACATCTTAATCCATTCACTCGGAAAATCGAAGAGTCGAAAGAATCCGTTTCGGCAATGGCATTGCAGACGGCAATATTCTATTATGTCTGGGAACAGGAATCAAAGAATCATCCCCACTGGTATTTTATGTCGCACGAAGCGTTATGCGAAGATCCTATAGCGCAGTTTCGCTCACTGTACGAAAAGCTGCATCTCGATTGGATGCCAAGCGTTGAACAATTCCTTGCTGATCACGACCAGCCAGGAGCGGGATTTCAGATCAGCCGGGAATCGTCCACACTTGCGGACAAATGGAAACAGACGCTCACTCCTGAACAGATAGATCAAGTAAAAAAAGGTTATCAAACCCTCCCGGTCCACCTTTATGACGACTTCTAA